A genomic window from Terrisporobacter glycolicus ATCC 14880 = DSM 1288 includes:
- a CDS encoding M56 family metallopeptidase → MENIWGYIVEATIFGSVTGLIILLIKTLLKNKINKRYAYLLWIILVIKLIIPFGPESNISLFNSIPINSNMENILSSNRGQLENNSTKLDDINSNSNASQANDYIETDNNTNEVNSTNSTSQDNYSSNEDNENVGQNSQIINNTASRPIVGTNKDKLSTILSFVWLFGFIFAIVTHIAIYIYFIKDLKKSSILKYERLEKILKKCKSQLNINKNIQVIVHDTISSPSLVGMFKVNIILPEHLINLSEEELNHIFLHELCHYKNKDNYIDNLLGVLQCVHWFNPLIHYYFKKMRNDMEIACDERVLSVLNEDEHNKYGITMLNVLEKINFNSKVRVGLNMANDKKTMRERVELIKNSKNFSNKKKIFAVTGIICLLVMGGVLLTNAKIIKVDDDLDKAISNVILEKYRPEYEKNNPGIYSGNGELSVEAHKILGKSTKNNKIEIYLIATYGNYEFQNNIFNLVRASSQAPLKITFTTDSTEGSKLKDNNKYYYVDMKMVSDGDNLEKSIKDMFPRKEANKALDIIHGSKGSEKLFEEINQDATKYVEGLGRKSKVTYHNVNKEHIDGFALESIWELKELSAYPDYIGTREVIENKKRYIYKTDYSKTTKMLNFTKKDENGDKLEEISYEINNNKMEKIDSDKYVSYREFSGRSFLYIDEAKTTFTAEEIKIVNNEAKIYVKVENESDKDLHLSMKNVTIGENTKNMDAEVTIGKGESQNDILTIKGISKISDIHGLNTGTILIRNMNNPDDVEKIDYINKL, encoded by the coding sequence ATGGAAAATATTTGGGGATATATAGTTGAGGCTACTATATTTGGAAGTGTGACAGGTCTTATAATACTATTAATAAAAACCTTACTAAAAAATAAAATTAACAAAAGATATGCATACCTACTTTGGATTATATTGGTAATAAAACTAATAATTCCATTTGGACCAGAAAGCAATATAAGTTTGTTTAATAGCATACCAATAAATTCTAATATGGAAAACATACTGAGCAGTAATAGAGGTCAACTAGAAAATAACAGTACTAAATTAGATGATATAAATAGTAATTCAAATGCGTCGCAAGCTAATGACTACATAGAGACAGACAATAATACTAATGAAGTAAATAGTACAAACTCAACTTCTCAAGATAATTACAGTAGTAATGAGGATAATGAAAATGTTGGACAAAATAGTCAGATAATTAATAACACTGCATCAAGACCAATAGTAGGTACAAATAAAGATAAACTTTCAACAATATTGTCATTTGTATGGTTATTTGGATTTATATTTGCAATAGTCACTCACATAGCAATTTATATTTATTTTATAAAAGACTTAAAAAAATCTTCTATATTAAAATATGAAAGACTTGAAAAAATATTAAAAAAATGTAAATCACAATTAAATATAAATAAAAATATTCAAGTAATAGTACATGATACAATAAGCTCACCATCCCTGGTGGGAATGTTTAAAGTCAACATTATTTTACCAGAACACTTAATAAATTTAAGTGAAGAAGAGTTAAATCACATATTTTTACATGAATTATGCCATTACAAAAATAAAGATAATTACATAGATAATTTACTTGGCGTGTTACAATGTGTACATTGGTTCAATCCACTTATACATTACTATTTCAAAAAAATGAGAAATGACATGGAAATAGCTTGTGATGAAAGGGTATTAAGTGTTTTGAATGAAGATGAACATAATAAATATGGTATTACAATGCTTAATGTTTTAGAAAAAATTAATTTTAATTCTAAAGTGAGAGTAGGATTAAATATGGCTAATGATAAGAAAACCATGAGAGAAAGAGTAGAACTAATAAAAAATAGTAAGAATTTCTCTAATAAAAAAAAGATATTTGCAGTAACAGGTATAATTTGTTTACTTGTAATGGGTGGAGTATTACTTACAAATGCAAAAATTATAAAAGTGGATGATGACTTAGATAAGGCCATATCAAATGTTATTTTAGAAAAATATAGACCAGAATACGAAAAAAACAATCCAGGAATATATTCCGGGAATGGAGAATTATCTGTAGAAGCTCATAAAATTTTAGGTAAATCTACTAAAAATAATAAAATAGAAATTTACTTAATAGCAACTTATGGGAATTATGAATTCCAAAACAATATATTTAATTTGGTACGTGCTAGCTCACAAGCACCTTTAAAAATAACATTTACAACTGACTCTACAGAAGGCAGTAAATTAAAAGATAATAATAAATATTACTATGTAGATATGAAAATGGTAAGTGATGGAGATAATTTGGAAAAATCCATAAAAGATATGTTTCCAAGAAAAGAAGCCAATAAAGCGTTGGATATTATACATGGTTCAAAGGGATCAGAAAAGTTATTTGAAGAAATAAACCAAGATGCAACCAAGTATGTTGAAGGTTTAGGCAGAAAATCAAAGGTAACTTATCATAATGTGAATAAAGAACATATAGATGGATTTGCATTAGAAAGCATATGGGAGTTAAAAGAGCTAAGTGCATATCCTGATTATATTGGAACTAGAGAAGTTATAGAAAATAAAAAAAGATATATTTATAAAACAGATTATAGTAAAACAACCAAAATGTTAAATTTTACTAAAAAAGATGAAAATGGTGATAAATTAGAAGAAATTTCATACGAAATAAACAATAACAAAATGGAAAAGATAGACAGTGATAAATATGTTTCTTACAGAGAATTCTCAGGAAGAAGTTTTTTATATATAGATGAAGCTAAGACTACATTTACAGCAGAGGAAATAAAAATAGTAAATAATGAAGCTAAAATTTATGTAAAAGTGGAGAATGAAAGTGATAAAGATTTACACCTATCTATGAAAAATGTAACTATAGGAGAAAATACAAAAAATATGGACGCTGAAGTTACTATAGGTAAGGGAGAAAGTCAAAATGATATTTTAACTATTAAAGGAATATCAAAAATAAGTGATATACATGGTTTGAATACAGGAACTATATTAATAAGAAATATGAATAATCCAGATGACGTAGAAAAAATAGACTATATAAATAAGTTGTAA
- a CDS encoding LysR family transcriptional regulator, translating to MDIKTLKYFLQICKDGSFSKAAKNLYISQQGLSKAISNLEKEINVELFYRNTTGNELTKYGEYLKNKGTTIVYQFDILTEGIKQMVMEDNDYLKIGLSYGVLNALPSNIMEEFNNLYPNIMLSLKEYTDFDCEEAVLNGEIDLGFAIHYFNNNKFDYNFVKSEKLYAIVNKKHHLCNKKEIDFKDLKNEKIILNSNKSKIHHNYIIKCLENKFDPIIYTQTDEMILIHDLAKRNEGIGISIDFAHTKTCKINYIPFKDKSFTWDIYMITKKNGKDNKNIQLFKKFILDQVPSNNSQILHIL from the coding sequence ATGGATATAAAAACGTTAAAATACTTTTTACAAATCTGTAAGGATGGCAGTTTTTCTAAAGCAGCTAAAAATCTCTACATATCTCAGCAAGGCTTAAGCAAAGCTATAAGTAATTTAGAAAAAGAAATTAACGTTGAACTTTTTTATAGAAATACTACAGGTAATGAGCTTACAAAATATGGGGAATATTTAAAAAACAAAGGAACAACTATAGTTTATCAGTTCGATATTTTAACTGAAGGTATAAAACAAATGGTAATGGAAGATAATGATTACTTGAAAATTGGACTTTCTTATGGAGTTCTCAACGCTTTACCAAGCAATATTATGGAGGAGTTTAACAACCTTTATCCTAATATAATGCTTAGCCTAAAAGAATATACTGACTTTGATTGTGAAGAAGCAGTCTTAAATGGTGAAATTGATTTAGGTTTTGCTATTCATTATTTTAATAATAATAAATTTGATTATAATTTCGTAAAATCAGAAAAGCTTTATGCTATTGTTAACAAGAAACATCATCTATGCAATAAAAAAGAAATTGACTTTAAAGATTTAAAAAATGAAAAAATCATTCTAAATAGTAACAAATCTAAAATTCATCATAACTACATAATAAAATGTTTGGAAAACAAATTTGATCCAATTATATATACTCAAACTGATGAAATGATACTTATTCATGATTTGGCTAAAAGGAATGAAGGCATTGGTATAAGTATTGACTTTGCTCATACTAAAACATGTAAGATTAATTATATTCCTTTCAAAGATAAATCATTTACTTGGGATATTTATATGATTACTAAGAAAAATGGTAAGGATAATAAAAATATACAGTTATTTAAAAAATTTATACTAGATCAAGTGCCCTCTAATAACTCCCAAATATTGCATATATTATAA
- a CDS encoding ABC transporter ATP-binding protein yields the protein MEYVLVTNALSKIYKNYKALNNLSMHVPKGSIYGIIGKNGAGKTTLIRLICGLQKPTFGDYILYDVKNTNCAILKAQRKIGAVVETPSIYLDLTATDNLRQQCSIIGLPSFDSVPDLLKFVGLENTGKKKVKNFSLGMKQRLGIAIALVGSPDLLILDEPTNGLDPQGIIEIRELILKLNREKQITVIISSHILDELSRLATHYGFIDKGVMVKEITAKELEVSCQKRVELVVSDVEKLLLVLDKMEYKYDILSDEKVSVYGEIHISKLSLELSKVACDIISIHDIEESLESYYINLIGGRKYE from the coding sequence ATGGAGTATGTCTTAGTCACAAATGCTTTGAGTAAAATATACAAGAACTATAAAGCATTGAACAACCTATCTATGCACGTTCCTAAAGGTTCTATTTACGGAATTATTGGGAAAAACGGTGCAGGAAAAACCACTTTAATAAGATTAATATGTGGTTTGCAGAAGCCTACTTTTGGCGATTACATATTGTATGATGTGAAGAATACAAATTGTGCTATTTTAAAGGCACAAAGAAAAATAGGTGCAGTTGTAGAAACGCCGTCCATTTATCTTGATTTGACAGCAACGGATAATTTGAGACAGCAATGCAGTATTATTGGCTTACCGTCATTTGACTCTGTTCCTGATTTATTGAAGTTTGTTGGTCTCGAAAATACTGGAAAGAAGAAGGTAAAAAATTTTTCATTAGGTATGAAACAAAGATTGGGTATTGCTATTGCTTTAGTAGGAAGCCCGGATTTACTTATTTTAGACGAGCCAACTAATGGACTTGACCCACAGGGAATTATAGAAATAAGAGAGTTAATTTTAAAACTTAATCGCGAAAAACAGATTACCGTAATCATTTCCAGTCATATTTTAGACGAACTTTCTCGTCTTGCAACGCATTATGGATTTATAGATAAAGGAGTTATGGTAAAAGAAATCACAGCAAAGGAATTGGAAGTATCCTGCCAGAAGCGTGTTGAGTTGGTTGTCTCTGATGTAGAAAAGCTTTTACTTGTACTAGATAAAATGGAATACAAATATGACATTCTTTCAGATGAAAAAGTGAGTGTATATGGCGAAATACATATTTCTAAATTATCTCTTGAGCTGTCAAAAGTAGCGTGCGATATTATTTCTATACATGATATTGAGGAGTCTTTAGAAAGTTATTATATAAATCTGATAGGAGGTCGCAAATATGAATAA
- the cooS gene encoding anaerobic carbon-monoxide dehydrogenase catalytic subunit: protein MDKKLMTIDLSSRVLLDKAEKDGVETIYDRKLSMKAQCGFGLQGVCCRNCAMGPCRISAKTPRGLCGADEHTIVGRNFARMCAGGTAAHSDHARDIAHTMVLTSRDGNYKIREEEKLIALANEWGVEIENRDIYDIAHEVANVALMEFGKPFGVSIFLKNAPEKRQKIWRDLGIEPRAIDREIATVMHSTHVGCAADIDSLINLSLRTSMADGWQGSMIGTRFSDILFGTPMPVETEANLGVLEENQVNIILHGHEPSLSEMIVLASQDSELLALAKEMGAEGINVSGMCCTGNEITMRHGIKVAGDFHQQELAVITGAVEAMIVDVQCIFPALAKVADCYHTKFITTSQKAKITGSTFMEFKEENAYEDALKIVKEAVLNYKNRNRANVLIPEFKSKATVGYSVDAIINQLDKVVNSQIDETGTVKPLVDCLKSGAIRGIVGVVGCSNARVPSNNSHITVMKELIKNDILVVSTGCAAQAAAKNGLMDKEEGKKMAGKGLATVCKLVDIPPVLHMGSCVDCSRILDVASALANYTGLDICDLPIAGSAPEWMSEKAVAIGTYIVSSGIDTYLGIMPPVGGSSKAVEILCGGLKEQVGASFTVNENPEELAKIIINDIEEKRKHFEKVYEARLNENVNA, encoded by the coding sequence ATGGATAAAAAATTAATGACTATTGACTTAAGTAGCCGTGTATTACTAGATAAAGCTGAAAAAGATGGAGTAGAAACAATATATGACAGAAAATTATCAATGAAAGCACAATGTGGATTTGGTCTTCAAGGAGTTTGCTGTAGAAACTGTGCAATGGGTCCATGTAGAATAAGTGCAAAAACACCAAGGGGATTATGTGGAGCAGATGAACATACAATAGTAGGGAGAAATTTTGCCAGAATGTGTGCAGGAGGAACTGCAGCTCACTCTGACCACGCCAGGGATATAGCTCATACAATGGTATTAACTAGCAGAGATGGAAATTATAAAATAAGAGAAGAAGAAAAACTAATAGCACTAGCTAATGAATGGGGAGTAGAAATAGAAAATAGAGATATATATGATATAGCCCATGAAGTTGCAAATGTGGCATTGATGGAGTTTGGAAAACCATTTGGAGTATCAATATTCTTAAAAAATGCACCAGAGAAAAGACAAAAAATATGGAGAGACTTAGGTATAGAACCAAGAGCCATAGATAGAGAGATAGCGACTGTAATGCATTCAACCCATGTGGGATGTGCAGCAGATATTGATAGTTTAATAAATTTATCATTAAGGACATCAATGGCAGATGGATGGCAAGGTTCAATGATAGGAACAAGATTTAGTGATATATTATTTGGAACTCCAATGCCAGTTGAGACAGAAGCAAATTTAGGAGTACTTGAAGAAAATCAAGTAAATATAATACTTCACGGTCATGAACCTTCATTATCAGAAATGATAGTTTTAGCATCACAAGACTCAGAGTTATTAGCTTTAGCAAAAGAAATGGGAGCAGAAGGCATAAATGTATCAGGAATGTGCTGTACAGGAAATGAAATAACAATGAGACATGGTATAAAAGTGGCAGGAGACTTTCACCAACAAGAACTTGCAGTAATAACTGGGGCAGTAGAAGCTATGATAGTTGATGTTCAATGTATATTCCCAGCTCTTGCAAAGGTTGCTGATTGCTATCATACAAAATTCATAACAACATCTCAAAAAGCAAAAATAACAGGTTCAACATTTATGGAATTTAAAGAAGAAAATGCATATGAAGATGCATTAAAAATAGTAAAAGAAGCAGTACTTAACTACAAAAATAGAAATAGAGCAAATGTACTTATACCAGAATTTAAATCAAAAGCAACAGTTGGTTATAGTGTAGATGCAATAATAAATCAATTAGATAAAGTAGTAAATTCTCAAATAGATGAAACAGGAACAGTAAAACCATTGGTGGACTGCTTAAAATCAGGAGCTATAAGAGGTATAGTTGGAGTTGTTGGATGTAGTAATGCCAGAGTACCTTCAAATAATTCTCATATAACTGTAATGAAAGAATTAATCAAAAATGATATCTTAGTAGTTTCCACAGGATGTGCAGCTCAAGCAGCAGCTAAAAATGGACTCATGGATAAAGAAGAAGGAAAGAAAATGGCAGGTAAAGGTCTTGCCACAGTATGCAAATTAGTTGATATACCACCAGTACTTCATATGGGTTCATGTGTTGACTGTTCTCGTATATTAGATGTAGCTTCAGCATTAGCTAATTATACAGGCTTAGATATATGTGATTTACCAATAGCAGGATCAGCACCGGAATGGATGTCAGAAAAAGCTGTTGCCATAGGTACTTATATTGTATCAAGTGGTATAGACACATATTTAGGAATAATGCCACCTGTAGGCGGTTCATCAAAAGCTGTTGAAATACTTTGTGGTGGATTAAAAGAACAAGTAGGAGCATCATTTACAGTTAATGAAAATCCAGAAGAATTAGCTAAAATAATTATCAATGATATAGAAGAGAAACGTAAACATTTTGAGAAAGTATATGAAGCAAGATTAAATGAAAATGTAAATGCATAA
- a CDS encoding peptide chain release factor 3 produces MTEQNINLINEVKRRRTFAIISHPDAGKTTLTEKFLLYGGAIREAGSVKSRRSQKHAVSDWMEIEKQRGISVASSVLQFEYDNFCINILDTPGHQDFSEDTYRTLMAADSAVMVIDSAKGVEDQTKKLFHVCKMRGIPIFTFINKMDRQGKDPFELLEDIENVLGIRSCPVNWPIGSGKEFKGVFNRHKNQVEVFDDGNHGQAIANCITGDPSDEKFNDLLGNDLHEKLLEDIELLDIAGDNFDLDTILKGELTPVFFGSALTNFGVEPFLESFLDITAPPSPRSSNLGEIDPNSENFSGFIFKIQANMDKNHRDRIAFLRICSGKFEKGMTVNHVQRGKKVKLSQPQQFVAQDRVIIDSAYPGDIIGIHDPGIFNIGDTLSEKQSNLEYSGIPQFAPEHFMKISTKNALKRKQFVKGLTQLAEEGAIQVYKQPNGGMEELIVGVVGVLQFEVLEYRLKQEYGVDILMYGLPYSHVRWIENDLSKFGKLTMPMDTLLVEDKNRNPVVLFANEWSVRTLMDRNEGLVLRETSL; encoded by the coding sequence ATGACAGAACAAAATATAAACTTGATTAATGAGGTTAAAAGAAGAAGAACCTTTGCAATCATTTCCCATCCCGATGCAGGAAAAACTACATTAACTGAAAAGTTTCTATTATATGGTGGAGCAATTCGTGAAGCAGGATCTGTTAAATCAAGAAGATCTCAAAAACATGCAGTATCTGACTGGATGGAAATAGAAAAACAAAGAGGTATATCTGTTGCATCAAGTGTTCTTCAATTTGAATATGATAACTTTTGTATAAATATTCTTGATACTCCAGGACATCAAGATTTCAGTGAAGACACTTATAGAACTCTTATGGCTGCAGACTCTGCAGTAATGGTTATTGACTCTGCTAAAGGGGTTGAGGATCAAACAAAGAAATTATTCCATGTTTGTAAAATGAGAGGAATTCCAATATTCACTTTTATCAATAAAATGGACCGTCAAGGTAAAGACCCATTTGAACTACTTGAAGATATTGAAAATGTTCTAGGAATCCGTTCTTGTCCAGTAAACTGGCCAATTGGTTCTGGTAAAGAGTTCAAAGGTGTATTTAACCGTCACAAAAACCAAGTTGAAGTATTTGATGATGGTAACCATGGACAAGCTATTGCTAATTGTATAACTGGAGATCCATCTGATGAGAAATTTAATGATTTATTAGGTAATGATCTTCACGAAAAACTACTTGAAGATATTGAACTTTTAGATATCGCTGGAGATAATTTTGACCTAGATACAATATTAAAGGGTGAATTAACACCAGTATTCTTTGGAAGTGCCCTTACTAACTTTGGTGTGGAGCCATTTTTGGAGTCATTCCTAGATATAACAGCACCACCAAGTCCTCGTAGCAGTAATTTAGGTGAGATTGATCCTAACTCTGAGAATTTCTCAGGATTTATATTCAAAATTCAAGCTAATATGGATAAAAATCATAGAGATAGAATTGCATTCCTTAGAATTTGCTCTGGTAAATTTGAAAAAGGTATGACAGTAAATCATGTACAAAGAGGTAAAAAAGTTAAGCTTTCTCAACCTCAACAGTTTGTAGCACAAGACCGTGTTATAATAGACTCTGCTTACCCAGGTGACATTATAGGTATACATGACCCAGGAATATTTAATATTGGTGATACATTAAGTGAAAAACAATCAAATTTAGAGTATTCTGGTATACCACAATTTGCTCCTGAGCACTTTATGAAAATATCTACAAAAAATGCTCTTAAAAGAAAGCAGTTCGTAAAAGGTCTTACACAATTAGCTGAGGAAGGTGCTATACAAGTTTATAAACAACCTAACGGTGGTATGGAAGAACTTATTGTAGGGGTTGTTGGTGTGCTTCAGTTTGAAGTTTTAGAATATCGTCTAAAACAAGAATACGGTGTTGATATATTAATGTACGGACTACCTTACAGTCATGTACGTTGGATTGAAAATGACCTTTCTAAATTTGGTAAACTTACAATGCCAATGGATACACTATTAGTGGAAGATAAAAATAGAAATCCAGTAGTGTTATTCGCAAATGAATGGTCTGTTAGAACACTAATGGATAGAAATGAAGGTTTAGTTTTAAGAGAAACTTCTTTATAA
- a CDS encoding sensor histidine kinase, producing MEIKICLLIVSLSINIFFAIRIYLLRKSAKEIKIGLVEKAEHETNTIIDISSHDNCMRELANSVNMQLEELYKQRQHFYQGDKELKDAITNISHDLRTPLTAIYAYLDLLKHEEKSDLINKYLSKIENRIVVLKNLTEELFHYTVTASNVEHISVESVIVNNLLEESIASYYAVIKNCNIIPDIVIPQKNVVCFLNRNAISRVFENILSNIVKYSDGDLHIILYEDGQIVFSNHASGLTETQVAKLFDRFYTVEDARKSTGLGLSIAKILMEQMNGKIVAQYTNGILSICIQLPDVFPQR from the coding sequence ATGGAAATTAAGATATGTTTGTTAATTGTAAGTCTAAGTATAAATATTTTTTTTGCAATAAGAATTTATCTTTTGAGAAAATCAGCTAAAGAAATTAAAATCGGTTTAGTAGAAAAAGCAGAGCATGAAACAAATACAATAATAGACATATCTAGTCATGATAATTGTATGCGAGAATTAGCAAATAGCGTCAATATGCAGCTGGAAGAACTTTATAAGCAACGCCAGCATTTTTATCAAGGCGACAAAGAGCTTAAAGATGCAATCACAAATATTTCGCATGATTTGAGAACACCACTGACTGCAATCTATGCGTATTTAGATTTACTAAAGCACGAGGAAAAATCCGATTTAATAAATAAATACTTAAGCAAAATTGAGAACCGCATAGTGGTTTTAAAGAATCTGACAGAAGAATTGTTTCACTACACAGTTACTGCTTCTAACGTGGAGCATATTTCTGTTGAATCTGTAATTGTGAATAATCTTTTGGAAGAAAGTATTGCATCTTATTATGCAGTAATAAAGAATTGTAATATCATTCCAGATATAGTGATTCCACAGAAAAATGTGGTGTGTTTTCTTAACAGAAATGCAATCTCTCGTGTTTTTGAAAATATATTGAGTAATATAGTGAAGTATAGCGATGGAGATTTGCATATTATCTTATACGAAGATGGACAGATAGTATTTTCAAATCATGCTTCAGGATTGACTGAAACACAAGTCGCAAAACTTTTTGACCGCTTCTATACAGTAGAGGACGCTAGAAAGTCAACAGGTCTAGGATTGTCTATTGCCAAGATATTAATGGAACAAATGAACGGAAAAATAGTTGCACAATACACAAATGGTATATTAAGTATTTGCATTCAGTTGCCAGATGTTTTTCCGCAAAGATGA
- a CDS encoding DUF1622 domain-containing protein — translation MKNILQILVTILYWLSVIVIIYGVMIQFIGFVISEVTTKDRELAVEKVTMLKNFLGTYILFALEILIGADIIESILDPTIDHILTLAALVIIRTIISYFLNKEIKSENKNSNPPNN, via the coding sequence TTGAAAAATATATTGCAAATACTTGTTACTATCCTATATTGGTTATCTGTTATAGTAATAATTTATGGTGTTATGATACAGTTTATTGGTTTTGTAATATCTGAAGTAACTACTAAAGATAGAGAATTGGCTGTTGAAAAAGTTACTATGCTAAAAAATTTTTTAGGCACATATATATTATTTGCTCTTGAGATATTGATTGGTGCAGATATTATTGAGTCAATACTAGATCCAACTATTGATCATATACTAACTCTGGCTGCTTTAGTTATAATCAGAACTATAATATCTTATTTCTTAAATAAAGAAATTAAATCTGAAAATAAAAATAGTAATCCACCAAACAATTAA
- a CDS encoding response regulator transcription factor translates to MKHILIVDDDIYISEVLDDILVNAGYSVSHAYSGTEALYVLSSNKPDLILLDLMLPGMNGEEVLTKITETPVIIMSAKVDVKDKVALLLGGAVDYVTKPFHTEELLARITVQLRKATSFDEKVFLEFKDIQMNTDTHFVSVDKETVKLTRTEYAILKLLMQNPTQVITKTMILDRISEDTPDCMENSLRVHISNLRKKLREVNGREYIEAVWGIGFKMSE, encoded by the coding sequence ATGAAACATATTTTAATTGTAGATGATGATATTTATATCAGCGAAGTACTTGACGATATATTAGTAAATGCTGGTTATTCGGTATCTCATGCTTATTCGGGTACAGAAGCATTATATGTTCTTTCTTCAAACAAACCCGATTTAATATTATTGGACTTAATGTTACCGGGAATGAACGGGGAGGAAGTTCTTACTAAAATAACGGAAACTCCTGTTATCATTATGAGTGCAAAAGTAGATGTAAAAGATAAAGTGGCTCTTTTGCTTGGTGGTGCAGTTGATTATGTAACGAAACCATTTCATACGGAAGAACTTTTAGCAAGAATTACTGTTCAGCTTAGAAAAGCAACCAGTTTTGATGAAAAAGTATTTTTGGAATTTAAAGATATTCAGATGAATACAGATACTCATTTTGTGTCGGTAGATAAAGAAACCGTGAAACTGACAAGAACAGAGTATGCTATATTGAAACTTCTCATGCAAAATCCTACACAAGTAATTACAAAAACAATGATACTTGACCGTATCAGCGAAGATACACCCGACTGTATGGAAAATTCATTGAGGGTGCATATCAGTAATTTGCGTAAAAAATTGCGGGAAGTTAATGGTAGAGAATATATTGAAGCGGTTTGGGGAATTGGATTTAAAATGTCAGAATAA
- a CDS encoding DUF1622 domain-containing protein encodes MIGADIVESILDPTIDHILTLAALVIIRTIISYFLNK; translated from the coding sequence TTGATTGGTGCAGATATTGTTGAGTCAATACTAGACCCAACTATTGATCATATACTAACTCTGGCTGCTTTAGTTATAATCAGAACTATAATATCTTATTTTTTAAATAAATAA
- a CDS encoding ABC transporter permease yields the protein MNKLIYANLSRLLKDKVFFACVVITIITGILTPLLRYNSVKNFSNMFSLEGTFSACSIILAILLAVFCSLFVGTEYSDGTIRNKIIVGHSRATIYYSFWFTNIIVVCILCTIYFIISLGIGLLLQGTFETDLRFVIELIFNMYILTIAYSSIFTLISMLEQNKALVAVICILSTLVFFMLGTAIYTKLAEPEMIPANTSTNGSPVYDVDTPNPSYVDGLERGAYEFLYDFLPGGQTVQYASMQVSIPYKLSIYSSIIIVITTGIGLKSFKKKDIR from the coding sequence ATGAATAAGCTTATATATGCAAACCTTTCTCGTCTATTAAAAGATAAAGTGTTTTTTGCCTGTGTGGTTATTACAATAATCACAGGAATACTTACTCCTCTATTGCGTTATAATAGTGTAAAGAATTTTTCAAATATGTTTTCCTTAGAGGGGACATTTTCTGCCTGTTCAATCATTTTAGCAATTTTACTGGCTGTTTTTTGTTCTCTGTTTGTTGGAACAGAATACAGTGATGGTACAATACGAAATAAAATTATAGTTGGACATTCAAGAGCAACAATTTATTATTCATTTTGGTTTACTAATATTATTGTAGTATGTATTTTATGTACCATCTATTTTATTATAAGTTTAGGTATCGGATTGCTTTTACAAGGAACTTTTGAAACAGACTTGAGATTTGTTATAGAATTAATCTTCAATATGTATATATTAACAATTGCCTATTCATCTATTTTTACTCTGATTTCTATGCTAGAACAAAACAAAGCCTTGGTAGCAGTGATTTGTATTCTTAGCACATTAGTCTTTTTTATGTTAGGTACTGCAATCTATACTAAATTAGCCGAACCAGAGATGATTCCTGCTAATACAAGTACAAATGGTTCGCCTGTGTATGACGTAGATACACCAAACCCAAGTTATGTAGATGGATTGGAACGTGGTGCTTATGAATTCTTATATGATTTTCTTCCTGGTGGGCAAACGGTTCAATATGCGAGTATGCAAGTATCAATCCCCTATAAACTGTCTATATATTCAAGTATTATTATTGTCATCACAACTGGAATTGGACTAAAATCATTTAAGAAAAAAGATATTAGATAG